Proteins found in one Haloferax litoreum genomic segment:
- a CDS encoding recombinase family protein, with product MIACYTRVSTEDQNLDRQIDATQKYAHETFGVGLDELEVYRDKSTGTDTNRSAYKRMMSDVEAGAVDAVVVNSISRIARSIRDLDRTAERIGECGAELHIISEGFTLRPDDDDPYQRAMFQLLGVFSELEARMAQQRTKEGISVRQQNEEYHHGPAPFGFEKDDGLLVEGENYDQVCAVLELVSKGNLSKRKAAKELQTSRATVDRCLDRGTLYGL from the coding sequence ATGATTGCCTGCTACACTCGGGTCTCGACGGAGGACCAGAACCTCGACCGACAGATAGACGCGACGCAGAAGTACGCCCACGAGACGTTCGGTGTCGGACTCGACGAACTCGAAGTCTACCGGGACAAGTCGACGGGGACCGACACGAACCGGTCGGCGTACAAACGGATGATGTCCGATGTCGAAGCTGGCGCCGTCGACGCTGTCGTCGTCAACAGTATCTCGAGAATTGCACGGTCGATTCGCGACCTCGACCGGACGGCAGAGCGAATTGGTGAGTGTGGCGCCGAGTTACACATCATCTCTGAAGGGTTCACACTTCGACCGGATGACGACGACCCGTACCAACGAGCGATGTTCCAACTGCTCGGAGTTTTCTCCGAGTTAGAAGCACGGATGGCGCAGCAGCGAACGAAGGAGGGTATTTCTGTTCGGCAACAGAACGAAGAGTACCATCACGGACCAGCACCGTTTGGGTTCGAGAAAGACGACGGATTGCTCGTCGAGGGCGAAAACTACGACCAAGTCTGTGCAGTGTTGGAGTTGGTCTCGAAAGGGAATCTCTCGAAACGGAAAGCAGCGAAGGAACTGCAGACGTCACGGGCTACGGTGGACCGGTGTCTTGATCGAGGGACACTCTATGGCCTCTAG
- a CDS encoding PKD domain-containing protein, with product MLSLVAWMPLAASAVSDGSDISYSNLSVTPSAIYEGSAVTVNVTVENTGGASQPYNTTLTVDGEVVDYQTGTLGAGASKDLTFTKTLWGAGTKDVAAGGLAAQTVTVSEANAKFHGGPGNLGYYPNQTGPLSDPVEAWNISDGTPMVMQPTIVGDTLYMAFHDGGKLYALDPKTGAEKWNATPGGSSGSTWTTPAHANNVLYLGSNDYKLHAINATDGSELWNYSTQTNVRSAPAVVDDVVYFGSNDGNLTALNATTGEELWYYTMYQPVLVESNPAVVDGVVYISADDKNVTALNATDGSLIWNYTMIDESQSGPTVANNTVFVGSDTTPSGSDGQVYAIDATDGTKRWNYTMAGDVDSSPVYADGVLYAGSRGGDLVALDATDGSKIWNVTGNGFRGAPVVAGDVLYISDYGSNTIHAFNATDGTELWSYSSPVSTLYPTPLAWNGYLYYGSGSMFHALKEPAPIISDVNATSPSGQSVSVSFTSSQSLTNVSVSLNASGATVATFTEGDFDESGSGPYTYTLTTPYDTGSDGSYNVSVDTAENDKSQDGATGESDEVIVDSITPVANAGKDKTVDEDTPTDFNGTATDAVGVTGYWWNFSDGTTVAGQNVTHAFADPGTYTVTLNASDAAGNNGTDTLSVTVNDTTAPTAEAGADQTVSEDTSVNFDGSSSTDNGAVATYEWNFSDGSVNATGTTPTHTFADPGTYTVTLNVTDTAGNSASDTQTVTVTDGTAPTAEAGVDQTADEDTSVNFDASGSTDAGTIDSYEWNFSDGSVNATGATPTHTFADPGTYTVTLNVTDAEGNSGFDTVTVTVNDTTEPTADAGSDQTVDEDTVVNFDGSGSTDNGVLSYEWDFDDGSANATGAAPTHTFADPGTYNVTITVTDGGGNTDSDVLVATVNDTTAPTADTGGNLSVTKGKSVTFNASQSTDNVGISSYEWDFGDGTNSTNATETHKYGSTGTYTVTLNVTDASGYSDSDTAIVTVKKKPRSSSSSSSSSSSSSSSSSSDDELEETVDTDEGDETVVVVDTDDENETDTETKPGTKTSNVSVKNVDPDKPVVIGFDAPVNETSSDDGTKDGGDGEPAKPVENISVSQMTVNVDTGEDFTLNVTTYDAAEDEETGERFQRETGATSAGYVVVDHSVSDEHIENVTFNFKVRKVYFQTTELDPDAVALYRDEETRWRKLDAAVVDESETHYVFQATSPGLSVFTIGSTVPRFDVTSAELSESGVNVGEEVQVTVSVSNIGGADGTYAVDLLANGEQLTSDSFEVGAFDDGTTTLTYAFDEAGTYELTVGDTVVGSVNVEDQETPTEEAAETPAPEPDTGSDSLLVGIVALLLAVGLGVVFWRRNQGE from the coding sequence GTGTTGTCGCTGGTCGCCTGGATGCCGCTGGCCGCGTCTGCGGTGAGCGACGGATCGGACATCTCGTATTCGAACCTGTCGGTGACGCCGAGCGCCATCTACGAAGGAAGTGCCGTCACAGTGAACGTCACCGTCGAAAATACAGGCGGGGCTTCACAACCATACAACACGACGCTCACAGTCGACGGCGAAGTTGTCGATTACCAGACAGGAACCCTCGGTGCGGGAGCAAGCAAAGACCTCACCTTCACCAAGACGCTCTGGGGCGCTGGGACCAAGGACGTCGCCGCCGGTGGCCTCGCGGCTCAGACGGTCACTGTCAGCGAGGCGAACGCGAAGTTCCACGGCGGACCAGGCAACCTGGGTTACTACCCGAACCAGACGGGGCCGCTCAGTGACCCCGTCGAAGCCTGGAACATCTCGGACGGAACCCCAATGGTGATGCAACCGACGATCGTCGGTGACACGCTCTACATGGCGTTCCACGATGGGGGCAAACTCTACGCCCTCGACCCGAAGACGGGCGCGGAAAAGTGGAACGCCACGCCTGGCGGCAGCTCGGGGTCGACGTGGACGACGCCCGCCCACGCGAACAACGTGCTCTACCTCGGGTCGAACGACTACAAACTCCACGCGATTAACGCGACCGACGGGTCAGAACTCTGGAACTACTCGACACAGACCAACGTGCGTTCCGCCCCGGCCGTGGTCGACGACGTTGTCTACTTCGGCAGCAACGATGGGAACCTGACGGCACTGAACGCGACGACGGGTGAAGAGCTGTGGTACTACACGATGTATCAGCCGGTGTTGGTCGAATCGAACCCTGCAGTCGTCGACGGTGTGGTCTACATCTCTGCGGACGACAAGAACGTCACGGCGCTGAACGCGACCGACGGTAGTCTGATCTGGAACTACACGATGATTGATGAAAGTCAGTCTGGTCCGACAGTCGCCAATAATACGGTGTTTGTCGGTAGCGACACCACTCCGAGTGGGTCCGACGGACAGGTCTACGCCATCGACGCCACCGACGGGACGAAGCGCTGGAACTACACTATGGCTGGCGACGTCGATTCCAGCCCGGTGTACGCCGACGGTGTCCTCTACGCTGGCAGCCGCGGCGGCGACCTCGTGGCACTCGATGCCACCGACGGCAGCAAAATCTGGAACGTCACTGGCAACGGTTTCCGAGGTGCGCCAGTTGTGGCGGGCGACGTCCTCTATATTTCCGATTATGGTTCGAACACGATCCACGCGTTCAACGCGACCGACGGGACAGAGCTCTGGTCGTACAGTTCGCCAGTAAGTACCCTTTACCCGACACCACTGGCCTGGAACGGCTATCTCTACTACGGTTCGGGCAGTATGTTCCACGCGCTGAAAGAACCGGCACCGATCATCTCTGACGTGAATGCGACCAGCCCCTCGGGGCAGAGCGTCTCTGTGTCGTTCACCTCCTCGCAGAGCCTGACGAACGTCTCCGTCTCGCTGAACGCGTCCGGAGCGACTGTGGCGACGTTCACCGAAGGCGACTTCGACGAGTCCGGGAGCGGACCGTACACGTACACGCTAACGACGCCGTACGATACCGGCTCGGATGGCAGTTACAACGTCTCGGTCGACACCGCCGAGAACGACAAGAGCCAGGACGGCGCGACCGGTGAGTCCGACGAGGTCATCGTCGACTCCATCACACCAGTCGCAAACGCCGGTAAGGACAAGACGGTCGACGAAGACACCCCGACCGACTTCAACGGCACCGCAACCGACGCCGTCGGCGTCACTGGATACTGGTGGAACTTCAGTGATGGCACCACGGTCGCGGGCCAGAACGTCACACACGCGTTCGCCGACCCCGGCACCTACACCGTAACGCTGAACGCCTCGGATGCGGCGGGCAACAACGGAACGGATACCCTGTCTGTCACGGTCAACGACACGACCGCACCGACGGCCGAGGCAGGCGCAGACCAGACGGTTTCCGAAGACACATCCGTCAATTTCGACGGCAGTAGCTCCACGGACAACGGCGCAGTCGCAACCTACGAGTGGAACTTCAGCGACGGTTCGGTTAACGCGACGGGCACGACGCCGACGCACACCTTCGCTGACCCCGGTACCTACACCGTCACCCTCAACGTCACGGACACAGCGGGTAACTCCGCGTCCGACACTCAGACTGTGACTGTAACAGATGGAACTGCACCGACGGCCGAGGCAGGCGTAGACCAGACGGCAGACGAGGACACCTCAGTCAATTTCGACGCCAGTGGCTCGACAGACGCCGGGACGATTGATTCATACGAGTGGAACTTCAGCGACGGCTCGGTTAACGCGACGGGCGCGACGCCGACGCACACCTTCGCTGACCCCGGAACCTACACTGTCACCCTCAACGTCACGGACGCGGAAGGCAACTCTGGATTCGACACCGTGACCGTCACGGTGAACGACACCACCGAACCCACCGCCGACGCTGGCAGCGACCAGACGGTGGACGAGGACACAGTGGTGAACTTCGATGGCTCCGGTTCGACCGACAACGGTGTGCTGTCCTATGAGTGGGACTTTGACGATGGCTCGGCGAACGCCACGGGCGCAGCGCCGACCCATACCTTCGCTGACCCCGGCACGTACAACGTGACTATAACCGTGACTGATGGCGGCGGAAACACTGACTCGGACGTGTTGGTCGCCACTGTCAACGACACGACCGCTCCCACTGCCGACACTGGTGGGAACCTATCAGTCACCAAAGGGAAGTCGGTCACATTCAACGCCTCCCAGTCGACGGACAACGTGGGTATCAGCTCCTACGAATGGGACTTCGGCGACGGGACGAATTCCACGAACGCGACTGAGACCCACAAATACGGTTCCACGGGCACGTACACAGTTACCCTGAACGTGACTGACGCTTCCGGATACAGTGACTCAGACACCGCTATCGTGACCGTCAAGAAGAAGCCCAGGTCGTCTTCGTCTTCGTCCTCGTCTTCGTCCTCGTCTTCGTCATCATCCAGTTCCGATGACGAATTGGAAGAGACTGTGGATACGGATGAGGGAGATGAGACAGTGGTCGTCGTCGACACGGACGACGAGAACGAGACAGATACCGAGACGAAGCCCGGGACAAAGACGTCGAACGTGTCGGTGAAGAACGTTGACCCCGACAAGCCGGTCGTTATCGGATTCGACGCACCGGTGAACGAGACCAGTTCGGATGACGGAACCAAGGACGGTGGCGACGGCGAGCCAGCAAAGCCGGTCGAAAACATCTCGGTCTCACAGATGACGGTGAACGTCGACACCGGCGAGGACTTCACGCTGAACGTCACGACGTACGATGCCGCAGAGGACGAAGAAACCGGCGAACGTTTCCAACGAGAGACGGGAGCGACCTCGGCAGGCTACGTCGTCGTCGACCACTCGGTCAGCGACGAACATATCGAAAACGTGACGTTCAATTTCAAGGTGCGCAAGGTCTACTTCCAGACCACGGAACTCGACCCAGATGCAGTCGCTCTCTATCGCGACGAGGAAACGCGGTGGCGCAAACTCGACGCCGCAGTCGTCGACGAATCAGAGACACACTACGTCTTCCAAGCAACTTCTCCGGGTCTGTCAGTGTTCACCATCGGGTCGACCGTCCCAAGGTTCGATGTTACGAGCGCTGAACTCTCAGAATCGGGCGTGAACGTTGGTGAGGAGGTTCAAGTGACAGTCAGTGTGTCGAATATCGGTGGCGCGGACGGTACCTACGCTGTCGACCTACTGGCCAATGGCGAACAACTCACCAGTGACTCGTTCGAGGTGGGGGCGTTTGACGACGGAACGACGACGCTCACCTACGCCTTCGACGAGGCAGGAACCTACGAACTGACTGTCGGCGATACCGTTGTCGGGAGCGTCAACGTCGAAGACCAGGAGACACCGACCGAGGAGGCTGCGGAGACGCCAGCTCCCGAACCGGATACTGGGAGTGACTCACTGCTGGTCGGCATAGTGGCCCTTCTATTAGCAGTCGGACTGGGCGTCGTCTTCTGGCGACGAAATCAAGGTGAATAA
- a CDS encoding ATP-binding protein: protein MNYDERLAEVVDAVAHDDIYELSKVYPEETRLELDWKAIARFEADVDESEEVTLSSVSGVASDIVARPETTLEAIEAVVREYDVPGREKPMARTSVSVVNLPDDATYAVGSFSPADWSGRMLALEGQITKRTEVNPMVTEAAFECLRCGTVTYIPQHGFGKLREPHECQGCETKGPFRLDETQSEWVDYQKIRLQEPPENARGETEHIDVHLKDDLAGNSRVEGGTRTTFVGRVAPVYTGEVVFEKELVGTGYTVEEGGFEDADLSEYEDIIDEVASAPDTFDILVDSFAPSHQGHRHVKEALVLQQFGGWTRTAEDGTRHRGDSHMFLLGDPGTGKTLLLEAAYETAPRGALTDGTGSSGAGLTAAIVKDSFSNEQFSIEAGTLVRANEGIAVVDELDKGDTSDLDALHTALESQQVHVSKAGKNATLPAETALLAAGNPTGGHFDPSKDIAEQVELKSPLLSRFDLIFTIRSEEDEDKIREIAGTMVESRQRAGRRAVGDEVEPDDSGPSVRLSRDEFTAYVTAAKAIQPVVRDQKVEREMREWFVETKTSLPERYASKMGESEYDGPPLPITARKLDAMQRLAEASARMRMSETVEMCDVERAKPLIERSLADIGIAPSDNSSFSRAEAEAAEIGL from the coding sequence ATGAACTACGACGAACGACTCGCGGAGGTCGTCGACGCGGTCGCCCATGACGACATCTACGAGTTGTCGAAAGTCTACCCAGAAGAGACTCGCCTCGAACTCGACTGGAAGGCTATCGCTCGATTCGAAGCGGACGTCGACGAGTCCGAAGAGGTGACGCTGTCGAGCGTGTCTGGCGTCGCGAGCGACATCGTCGCCCGCCCGGAGACGACGCTCGAAGCGATCGAGGCGGTCGTGAGGGAGTACGACGTCCCCGGTCGCGAGAAACCGATGGCACGAACGTCAGTCTCGGTCGTGAACCTCCCGGACGATGCGACGTACGCAGTCGGGTCGTTCTCTCCTGCAGATTGGTCGGGCCGCATGCTGGCGCTGGAGGGACAAATCACGAAGCGTACCGAAGTGAATCCGATGGTCACTGAAGCCGCGTTTGAATGCCTCCGCTGCGGGACGGTGACGTACATTCCCCAACACGGCTTCGGCAAACTCCGAGAGCCACACGAGTGCCAGGGGTGCGAGACGAAAGGTCCCTTCAGATTGGACGAGACGCAATCAGAGTGGGTCGATTATCAGAAGATTCGGCTGCAGGAACCGCCGGAGAACGCCCGCGGTGAGACCGAACACATCGACGTCCATCTGAAAGACGACCTCGCTGGAAACTCCCGTGTCGAAGGAGGCACACGAACCACGTTCGTCGGGCGTGTCGCACCGGTCTATACCGGCGAGGTGGTGTTCGAAAAGGAACTCGTCGGAACTGGATACACCGTCGAGGAGGGAGGCTTCGAAGACGCCGACCTCTCGGAGTACGAGGACATCATTGATGAAGTCGCATCTGCGCCGGACACGTTCGATATCCTCGTCGATTCATTCGCACCATCCCACCAGGGCCATCGCCACGTCAAAGAGGCGCTGGTGCTGCAGCAGTTCGGTGGGTGGACGCGTACGGCCGAGGACGGAACACGCCACCGCGGCGACTCGCACATGTTTCTTCTCGGCGACCCCGGGACCGGGAAGACGTTGCTGCTCGAGGCGGCCTACGAGACCGCTCCGAGGGGAGCGCTCACTGATGGGACTGGTTCGTCGGGAGCAGGGCTCACCGCGGCCATCGTGAAGGACTCGTTCAGCAACGAACAGTTCTCCATCGAGGCGGGGACGCTGGTCCGGGCGAACGAAGGCATCGCTGTCGTCGACGAACTCGATAAGGGCGACACGTCCGACCTCGATGCGCTGCACACCGCGCTCGAATCCCAACAAGTGCACGTCTCGAAGGCAGGAAAGAACGCGACACTACCGGCCGAGACGGCACTTCTCGCTGCAGGGAACCCAACAGGAGGTCACTTCGACCCATCGAAGGACATCGCCGAACAGGTGGAGTTGAAGTCGCCGCTGCTCTCACGGTTCGACCTCATCTTCACGATTCGGTCTGAGGAGGACGAAGACAAGATTCGGGAGATTGCGGGGACGATGGTTGAGTCTCGACAGCGCGCTGGTCGGCGTGCTGTGGGTGACGAGGTCGAACCAGACGATTCTGGGCCGTCAGTCCGGTTAAGTCGTGACGAGTTTACCGCCTACGTGACTGCTGCGAAAGCCATCCAGCCGGTCGTTCGCGACCAGAAGGTCGAACGGGAGATGCGTGAGTGGTTCGTCGAGACGAAGACCTCTCTCCCCGAGCGGTACGCGTCGAAGATGGGTGAATCAGAGTACGACGGCCCACCGCTCCCGATTACGGCCCGAAAACTCGATGCAATGCAGCGTCTCGCGGAGGCGTCCGCTCGGATGAGGATGTCTGAAACAGTCGAGATGTGCGATGTCGAACGGGCGAAGCCACTCATCGAGCGGTCGCTCGCGGATATTGGGATTGCCCCGTCCGATAATTCGTCGTTCAGTCGGGCCGAAGCTGAAGCCGCGGAGATTGGGCTGTAG
- a CDS encoding Cdc6/Cdc18 family protein codes for MIAREEVFDVDTFVPADLIHRNHELNLLSTALSPILDGNPGSNTIVTGPSGVGKTTTARYGVAQLETEADVTTQYVNCWDDHRPWALLHDILSPIGKVWDLHRQSTAHDVLLTRIRESVEKPYVVILDEVDRIDDTDLLYSLDAIPELTLILITNREEELFATMDERVHSRFRSGVRIYCDHYSVSELVEILQGRVREGLQYGVTEGILERIADHAAGDARVAIRSLYRAAKLATDGVLTTDVVDEAVPMARGELRQKTSSRLKPHESTLLEIVREHGPLKMGELRPLYLDEAGDDRTARSLRRDLRKLADYNLVEARGETNGRRYVGL; via the coding sequence ATGATTGCCCGAGAGGAGGTATTCGACGTCGACACGTTCGTTCCTGCGGACCTCATCCACAGAAATCACGAACTGAATCTCCTTTCGACAGCGCTCTCACCGATTCTCGACGGTAATCCGGGTTCCAACACCATCGTCACCGGGCCATCCGGTGTCGGGAAGACGACGACAGCGCGCTATGGAGTCGCCCAACTCGAAACCGAGGCGGACGTGACGACACAGTACGTCAACTGTTGGGACGACCACCGCCCCTGGGCGTTGCTTCACGATATCCTCTCCCCAATCGGGAAAGTTTGGGATTTACATCGGCAGTCGACGGCACACGACGTCCTCCTGACTCGGATTCGAGAGTCGGTGGAGAAGCCGTACGTCGTCATCCTCGACGAGGTCGACCGCATCGACGACACGGATTTGCTCTACAGTCTGGATGCAATTCCGGAACTGACGCTGATTCTGATTACGAACCGTGAGGAGGAATTGTTTGCCACGATGGACGAGCGGGTTCACTCGCGATTCCGGTCCGGGGTTCGGATTTACTGTGACCACTACAGCGTCTCAGAACTCGTCGAGATTCTCCAGGGGCGTGTCCGTGAGGGTCTGCAGTACGGTGTGACCGAGGGGATTCTGGAGCGGATCGCTGATCACGCTGCAGGCGACGCTCGCGTCGCGATTCGGTCGCTGTACCGGGCGGCAAAGTTGGCCACCGATGGTGTGCTGACGACCGACGTCGTCGACGAGGCGGTTCCGATGGCTCGCGGTGAGTTACGACAGAAGACGTCGAGTCGACTGAAGCCACACGAGTCGACGCTCTTGGAGATCGTTCGGGAGCACGGACCGCTCAAGATGGGTGAGTTGCGGCCGTTGTACTTGGATGAAGCTGGTGATGACCGGACGGCGCGGTCGTTGCGGCGTGATTTGCGCAAGCTCGCTGATTATAACCTGGTTGAGGCGAGAGGGGAGACGAATGGGCGGCGGTATGTTGGGTTGTAG
- a CDS encoding DUF429 domain-containing protein gives MTSYLGVDWAGGCWVVVEAGDEPNVTTEPSIYNVWHEHGKGDDVQSILVDIPIGLPENDTRDCDTEAKERLGSRSSTVFTIPPRDVVEADDYETAKENNGGSLGSQSWWLFPRILEADVFLQENADAREKIYESHPEVCFDDLSDDELSSKSDGDGVEARLNVLKQATSGSETLEDLYDEVEDVVEERSENAEWHHRISKGRVDDVLDAAVLAVTAAKIGLQDRSDDTDYPTLPDDPTEDEELGGIPMEIVYPGESE, from the coding sequence ATGACCTCTTATCTCGGCGTCGACTGGGCCGGTGGCTGCTGGGTCGTCGTCGAAGCCGGTGACGAACCGAACGTGACCACCGAACCGTCGATCTACAACGTCTGGCACGAACACGGGAAGGGAGACGACGTCCAATCGATTCTCGTCGACATCCCTATCGGCCTTCCAGAGAACGACACGAGAGACTGTGACACCGAAGCCAAGGAGAGACTCGGCAGTCGTTCGAGTACGGTCTTCACGATTCCACCACGGGATGTCGTCGAGGCCGACGACTACGAGACGGCCAAAGAGAACAACGGCGGTTCACTTGGGAGTCAAAGTTGGTGGCTATTCCCCCGAATCCTCGAAGCCGACGTCTTCCTCCAGGAGAACGCCGACGCACGAGAGAAAATCTACGAGAGCCACCCAGAGGTCTGTTTCGACGACTTGAGCGACGACGAGCTTTCGTCGAAGAGTGACGGCGATGGAGTCGAAGCTCGACTCAATGTGCTTAAGCAGGCAACAAGCGGGTCAGAGACTCTCGAAGACCTATACGACGAGGTCGAAGATGTCGTAGAAGAACGAAGTGAGAACGCCGAATGGCATCACCGAATCTCGAAGGGACGCGTCGACGACGTTCTCGATGCTGCCGTCCTCGCGGTCACAGCCGCAAAAATCGGCCTCCAAGACCGCAGTGACGATACTGACTACCCAACACTTCCGGATGATCCCACAGAAGACGAAGAGCTTGGGGGCATCCCGATGGAAATCGTGTATCCCGGTGAATCAGAGTAA